One window of Paenibacillus albicereus genomic DNA carries:
- the queA gene encoding tRNA preQ1(34) S-adenosylmethionine ribosyltransferase-isomerase QueA, with protein MNVEDYDFHLPEHLIAQTPLAERTASRLLTLDKQTGELGHHSFRDLKDYLRPGDTLVVNDTRVIPARLLGIKEDTGAKAELLLLKPLHGDTWETLAKPGKKLRTGAVIAFGEGADGQPLLRAVVEEEGEMGGRTVRFLYEGIFPELLDRLGEMPLPPYIKERLDDRERYQTVYSRQAGSAAAPTAGLHFSQDFLEELQQSGVEVAPLTLHVGLGTFRPISADTIEEHVMHSEYYELSEETAARLRRTRERGGRIVAVGTTSARTLETAAQRFPDGLQACSGWTDIFIYPGYAFKAVDALLTNFHLPKSTLVMLVSALAGRENVLAAYEAAVREQYRFFSFGDAMFIY; from the coding sequence ATGAATGTAGAAGACTACGATTTTCATCTGCCGGAGCATTTGATCGCGCAGACGCCGCTCGCGGAGCGGACCGCCTCCCGCTTGCTGACGCTCGACAAGCAGACGGGCGAGCTCGGCCATCATTCATTCCGCGACCTCAAGGACTATCTCCGACCGGGCGATACGCTTGTCGTCAATGACACGCGGGTCATCCCGGCCCGTCTGCTCGGCATCAAGGAAGATACGGGCGCCAAGGCCGAGCTGCTGCTGCTGAAGCCGCTTCACGGCGACACGTGGGAGACGCTGGCCAAGCCCGGCAAGAAGCTGCGGACCGGAGCCGTCATTGCGTTCGGAGAAGGAGCGGACGGACAACCGCTGCTGCGAGCCGTCGTCGAGGAGGAAGGGGAGATGGGCGGACGTACGGTCCGCTTCCTCTACGAAGGCATCTTCCCCGAGCTGCTGGATCGCCTCGGCGAGATGCCGCTGCCGCCTTATATCAAGGAGCGCCTTGACGATCGCGAACGCTACCAGACGGTCTATTCCCGCCAGGCGGGATCGGCTGCCGCGCCGACGGCAGGGCTTCATTTCAGCCAGGACTTCCTGGAGGAGCTGCAGCAGTCGGGCGTCGAGGTCGCGCCGCTGACGCTGCATGTCGGCCTCGGCACGTTCCGCCCGATCTCGGCGGATACGATCGAGGAGCATGTGATGCACTCCGAGTATTACGAGCTGAGCGAGGAGACGGCGGCCCGGCTGCGCCGCACGCGCGAGCGCGGCGGCCGCATCGTCGCCGTCGGCACGACTTCCGCGCGCACGCTTGAGACGGCGGCCCAGCGGTTTCCGGACGGACTGCAGGCTTGCAGCGGCTGGACCGACATCTTTATTTATCCCGGCTATGCGTTCAAGGCCGTGGATGCCCTGCTGACGAATTTTCATCTGCCCAAGTCGACCCTTGTCATGCTGGTCAGCGCGCTGGCCGGCCGCGAGAACGTGCTCGCCGCCTATGAGGCTGCCGTCCGGGAGCAATACCGGTTCTTCAGCTTCGGCGATGCGATGTTTATCTATTAG
- a CDS encoding SpoIID/LytB domain-containing protein has protein sequence MKRSNAYRAAAWLGPAALAASLCLPSAAMADGEAGRAIRVGIFITVPNKYTLSTPAATLSSAGGLRVAVKKNGETGLLDAVPAGAELRAMAEGYSALLGQSADFAAALAVTKAVKAAGGNPVLEKTSRAGAGAYEVTEGAYATASAASTALAKWTQNATVKAFGGGAGTVRGPLHLETAAFATEAEALAAAGVFGAAGVETFVALRPGGGGTAYSVLVGAAADAAGLDAVRLKLAGVAEAAGLAPASPGAYLMKRQELSISQKESSPTPLYQAPSGSFAVVRPAGAEPVKLAERYGRTYRGQVEVGSYNGALAVINELGFEEYLYSVVGGEMPGSWHAEALKAQAVAARSYALAQGSGFGIAEVVDTTLSQAYNGTSSEKPTTIQAVDATAGVVLKSAGKPIEAVFSSSSGGQTADPAEVWGNPVPYLGSVASPDGSSEKGLLAWHRVLTPSGKSGFVRSDTVTLSGAGGSGAQTATAKAADTNVRPIPLVQTGVAAVEKLGAGAKVTVLETVPQSNEMNWIRGPFTSQQLLDAMKGKTASAVSGPITSLEVGQRGPSGRVTKLLVNGKELGVKSPDSLRGALGGLPSTRFWIEPASLSLLGGGGQIGAKEAGAAVQVLGAGGAKASSSGGASLNVAGAGGAIRPVASGASWYIRGTGYGHGLGLSQYGAKGLAEQGYAYDAILKYYYKEIELVKDGY, from the coding sequence ATGAAGAGATCGAATGCATATAGAGCGGCGGCCTGGCTCGGTCCGGCCGCGCTGGCGGCGAGCCTGTGCCTTCCTTCCGCCGCCATGGCGGACGGAGAGGCCGGGCGCGCCATCCGGGTCGGCATCTTCATCACGGTTCCGAACAAATACACGCTGTCCACCCCGGCGGCTACGCTGAGCTCGGCCGGCGGACTTCGTGTCGCGGTCAAGAAGAACGGCGAGACGGGGCTTTTGGATGCCGTGCCGGCCGGCGCCGAGCTGAGGGCGATGGCCGAAGGCTATTCGGCGCTGCTGGGGCAGAGCGCCGACTTCGCCGCGGCGCTTGCCGTGACCAAGGCCGTCAAGGCGGCCGGCGGCAATCCCGTGCTGGAAAAGACGTCCCGCGCAGGCGCTGGCGCATACGAGGTGACGGAGGGGGCGTATGCGACCGCCTCCGCGGCCTCGACGGCGCTCGCCAAATGGACGCAAAACGCGACCGTCAAGGCATTCGGCGGGGGAGCCGGCACGGTGCGCGGTCCGCTCCATCTGGAGACGGCCGCCTTCGCGACCGAGGCAGAGGCGCTCGCCGCCGCCGGCGTCTTCGGCGCGGCCGGGGTCGAGACGTTCGTGGCGCTCCGGCCGGGCGGCGGCGGGACCGCCTATTCCGTGCTGGTCGGAGCGGCGGCGGATGCGGCCGGCCTCGACGCGGTCCGGCTCAAGCTGGCCGGTGTCGCGGAAGCGGCCGGTCTCGCGCCGGCTTCCCCAGGCGCCTATCTGATGAAGCGGCAGGAGCTGTCGATCAGCCAAAAGGAGAGCTCGCCGACGCCGCTGTACCAAGCTCCGTCCGGCTCCTTCGCCGTCGTCCGTCCGGCGGGAGCCGAGCCGGTGAAACTTGCCGAGCGGTACGGACGTACGTACAGAGGCCAGGTGGAAGTCGGCAGCTACAACGGCGCGCTCGCCGTCATCAACGAGCTCGGTTTCGAAGAGTATCTGTATTCGGTCGTCGGCGGCGAGATGCCGGGCTCCTGGCATGCGGAGGCGCTCAAGGCGCAGGCCGTCGCCGCCCGCTCCTATGCCCTCGCCCAAGGCAGCGGCTTCGGCATCGCCGAGGTCGTCGACACGACGCTCAGCCAGGCGTACAACGGCACGTCCTCCGAAAAGCCGACGACGATCCAGGCGGTCGATGCGACGGCTGGCGTCGTGCTCAAGTCGGCCGGAAAGCCGATCGAGGCCGTATTCTCCTCCAGCTCGGGCGGCCAGACGGCCGATCCCGCCGAGGTGTGGGGCAATCCGGTTCCCTATCTGGGCAGCGTGGCAAGTCCCGACGGCTCGTCCGAAAAAGGCCTGCTCGCTTGGCATCGGGTGCTGACGCCGTCAGGCAAGAGCGGCTTCGTCCGCTCGGACACCGTGACGCTGTCCGGCGCCGGCGGCTCTGGCGCGCAGACCGCCACCGCCAAGGCGGCCGATACGAACGTGCGGCCGATTCCGCTCGTCCAGACCGGCGTCGCCGCAGTGGAGAAGCTCGGCGCCGGCGCCAAGGTGACCGTGCTGGAGACAGTGCCCCAGTCCAACGAGATGAACTGGATTCGGGGACCGTTCACGAGCCAGCAGCTGCTGGACGCGATGAAGGGCAAGACGGCCTCGGCGGTCTCGGGGCCGATTACGTCCTTGGAGGTCGGTCAGCGCGGCCCTTCGGGAAGGGTGACCAAGCTGCTCGTCAACGGCAAGGAGCTCGGCGTCAAGTCGCCGGACAGCCTGCGCGGGGCGCTCGGCGGCTTGCCGAGCACGCGCTTTTGGATCGAGCCGGCGTCGCTGTCGCTGCTCGGCGGCGGCGGCCAGATCGGCGCCAAGGAAGCCGGCGCGGCCGTGCAGGTGCTCGGCGCAGGCGGAGCCAAGGCTTCTTCCTCGGGAGGAGCCTCGCTGAACGTCGCCGGCGCAGGCGGGGCGATTCGCCCCGTCGCTTCCGGAGCATCGTGGTATATCCGCGGCACCGGCTACGGGCACGGCCTCGGGCTGTCGCAATACGGGGCCAAAGGCCTTGCCGAGCAGGGGTATGCGTACGACGCGATTCTGAAATACTACTATAAAGAGATTGAACTCGTTAAGGACGGATACTGA
- the ruvB gene encoding Holliday junction branch migration DNA helicase RuvB gives MEDDRIISANLMMEDQAVEYSLRPRYLNEYIGQSQVKDNLKVFIEAAKLRKEALDHVLLYGPPGLGKTTLSNIIANELGVSLRTTSGPAIERPGDLAALLTNLQEHDVLFIDEIHRLNRAVEEVLYPAMEDFCLDIMIGKGPSARSVRLDLPPFTLIGATTRAGLLSAPLRDRFGVVSRLEYYGTDELAFIISRSAEILDVRMVGEAAHEIALRSRGTPRIANRLLKRVRDFAQVRGDGIITSELAELALSLIAVDPLGLDRIDHKLLQAMISHYRGGPVGLDTLAATIGEESQTIEDVYEPYLMQIGFLQRTPRGRVATPLAYRHLGLPVPE, from the coding sequence ATGGAGGATGATCGCATCATTTCCGCCAATCTGATGATGGAGGACCAGGCGGTGGAGTACAGCCTGCGTCCCCGCTATCTGAACGAATATATCGGCCAGTCGCAGGTCAAGGACAACCTCAAGGTATTCATCGAGGCGGCCAAGCTGCGCAAGGAGGCGCTCGACCACGTGCTGCTCTACGGCCCGCCGGGGCTCGGCAAGACGACGCTGTCGAACATCATCGCCAACGAGCTCGGCGTCAGCCTGCGCACGACGTCGGGACCCGCGATCGAGCGGCCCGGCGATCTCGCCGCGCTGCTGACGAACCTGCAGGAGCACGACGTGCTGTTCATCGACGAGATCCACCGGCTGAACCGCGCGGTCGAGGAGGTGCTCTACCCGGCGATGGAGGATTTCTGCCTCGACATCATGATAGGCAAAGGTCCAAGCGCGCGCTCCGTCCGGCTCGACCTGCCGCCGTTCACGCTGATCGGCGCGACGACGCGCGCCGGCCTGCTCAGCGCGCCGCTGCGCGACCGCTTCGGCGTCGTCAGCCGGCTGGAGTACTACGGCACGGACGAGCTGGCGTTCATCATCTCGCGCTCGGCCGAGATTCTGGACGTGCGGATGGTCGGGGAAGCGGCGCATGAGATCGCGTTGCGCTCGCGCGGCACTCCGCGCATCGCCAACCGCTTGCTCAAGCGGGTGCGCGACTTCGCGCAGGTGCGCGGGGACGGCATCATTACGAGCGAGCTCGCGGAGCTCGCCTTGTCGCTCATCGCCGTCGATCCGCTCGGCCTCGACCGCATCGACCACAAGCTGCTGCAGGCGATGATCTCGCATTATCGCGGCGGTCCTGTCGGGCTCGACACGCTGGCGGCGACGATCGGCGAGGAAAGCCAGACGATCGAAGACGTTTACGAGCCTTATCTCATGCAGATCGGCTTTCTGCAGCGCACGCCGCGCGGACGCGTGGCGACGCCGCTCGCCTACCGTCACCTCGGCTTGCCGGTGCCGGAATAG
- the ruvA gene encoding Holliday junction branch migration protein RuvA, whose amino-acid sequence MIDYVKGRVAQIDADSVVIDVRDIGYRVFTPNPYAFARSEEAVTVYCHHHVREDAAQLFGFQTREEQALFRQLLEVSGIGPRVAVGILAGGRPEAVVAAIHREDLSFLTRLPGIGKKTAQRMILDLKDKLQLAVQTVELQWEAEASGGGTVADAAGSAWTEAREALAALGYTAAELDRAWAGMGGAELPGETVDALMKRALQQLFKG is encoded by the coding sequence ATGATCGATTATGTGAAGGGCCGCGTCGCCCAGATTGATGCCGACTCCGTCGTCATCGACGTTCGCGACATCGGGTACCGCGTGTTTACGCCCAACCCGTACGCCTTCGCGCGGAGCGAGGAGGCGGTGACCGTGTATTGCCATCATCATGTCCGCGAGGACGCCGCCCAGCTGTTCGGCTTCCAGACGCGCGAGGAGCAGGCCTTGTTCCGCCAGCTGCTGGAGGTGTCGGGCATCGGTCCGCGCGTCGCGGTCGGCATCCTTGCCGGGGGAAGGCCGGAGGCGGTCGTCGCCGCGATCCATCGCGAGGACCTGAGCTTCCTGACTCGGCTGCCGGGCATCGGCAAGAAAACGGCGCAGCGCATGATCCTTGACCTCAAGGACAAGCTTCAGCTCGCCGTGCAGACGGTCGAGCTGCAGTGGGAGGCGGAAGCCTCCGGAGGCGGGACGGTCGCGGACGCCGCCGGCTCGGCATGGACGGAGGCGCGCGAGGCGCTCGCCGCGCTCGGCTACACGGCGGCGGAGCTCGATCGGGCCTGGGCCGGCATGGGCGGCGCCGAGCTGCCCGGCGAGACCGTCGATGCGCTCATGAAGCGCGCGCTCCAGCAGCTGTTCAAAGGCTGA
- the ruvC gene encoding crossover junction endodeoxyribonuclease RuvC, whose amino-acid sequence MRILGIDPGIAIAGFGFIDKDGSKLAPVQYGSIETVAGTPHELRLKQVYESASSLMDTYKPDCVAVEKLFFNRNVTTAFTVGEARGVILLAAAQRGLPISEYTPMQVKQAVVGYGKAEKRQVQEMVRMFLRLAKVPKPDDVADALAVAICHAHFSVLQTKLNEVRRR is encoded by the coding sequence GTGCGCATTTTAGGGATTGACCCGGGCATCGCCATCGCCGGGTTCGGCTTCATCGACAAGGACGGAAGCAAGCTGGCGCCGGTGCAGTACGGCTCGATCGAGACGGTGGCCGGCACGCCTCATGAGCTGCGGCTCAAGCAGGTGTACGAGTCCGCCTCGTCGCTCATGGATACATACAAGCCCGACTGCGTCGCGGTGGAGAAGCTGTTCTTCAACCGCAACGTCACGACGGCGTTCACCGTCGGCGAGGCCAGGGGCGTCATCCTGCTCGCGGCGGCTCAGCGCGGCCTGCCGATCAGCGAGTACACGCCGATGCAGGTCAAGCAGGCCGTCGTCGGCTACGGCAAGGCGGAGAAGCGCCAGGTGCAGGAGATGGTCCGCATGTTCCTGCGCCTCGCCAAGGTCCCTAAGCCGGACGACGTGGCGGACGCGCTCGCGGTAGCGATCTGCCATGCGCATTTTTCCGTCCTCCAGACCAAATTGAACGAGGTGCGCCGAAGATGA
- a CDS encoding BofC C-terminal domain-containing protein: MLKLFRLWTKRKWKLQRRLPLRLACIAAGAALLLAGYPPELAAASPVASVPAAASAPAEHGARAKESDDGAAAFLRDREAAPVVLRKVYLCGVETQPLGRLEAEEVHRLLLEQPRLTATVEGGEVLLTETVDDLSASCRQSATFGVDAGGSLTLFEGPPKEEKVIKTFYQLDLQHMESSLPKEELDRLFGGIRVQDKDEYNSVISSYGDFAVDASRGAMKHTY; this comes from the coding sequence ATGCTCAAGCTGTTCCGCCTGTGGACGAAACGCAAATGGAAGCTGCAGCGCCGCCTGCCGCTGCGCCTCGCCTGCATCGCGGCAGGCGCGGCGCTGCTGCTCGCCGGCTATCCGCCTGAGCTTGCCGCCGCGTCTCCTGTCGCCTCGGTCCCTGCCGCTGCGTCCGCGCCGGCGGAGCACGGCGCCCGCGCGAAGGAGTCCGACGACGGGGCGGCCGCCTTCCTGCGGGATCGGGAGGCGGCCCCCGTCGTCCTGCGCAAGGTGTATCTGTGCGGCGTCGAAACGCAGCCGCTCGGCCGCCTGGAGGCGGAAGAGGTGCATCGGCTGCTGCTGGAGCAGCCCCGGCTGACCGCTACGGTCGAAGGCGGCGAGGTGCTGCTGACGGAGACGGTGGACGATTTGTCCGCCTCCTGCCGCCAAAGCGCGACATTCGGCGTGGACGCCGGGGGCAGCCTCACCCTTTTCGAGGGACCGCCGAAGGAGGAGAAGGTCATCAAGACCTTCTACCAGCTTGACCTGCAGCATATGGAAAGCTCGCTGCCGAAGGAGGAGCTCGACCGCCTGTTCGGCGGCATCCGGGTGCAGGACAAGGATGAATACAACAGCGTCATCTCGAGCTACGGCGACTTCGCCGTCGACGCGAGCCGAGGCGCCATGAAGCACACGTATTGA
- a CDS encoding LysM peptidoglycan-binding domain-containing protein gives MKIHIVKKGDTLYLIGQKYGVSVEELQKLNPTLTNPHNILIGTKVKVPASASKPGAPELIHKYKAKIGDTLWKLSKAWGVSLQELIKANPQIVDPAELKEGDTVHIPKPSASPLTAQHKAEPESGEGGKKNTAPKSPEPAAEKKTVVQAEPVLPPPPVVQVEELVVAVVEKPSYGSMPKEHAMEPLLSEAAKSHAGYTVAGQSHHHAGHEMGEAVHPFMQEKIPATEAFAPLYQMPQLPGSVAGAAGSGFGGHGGYGHYGPTYSQEIPGLAAGAGEGGYGGYGGHGGHGGYGEYQGYGTSPSMGSPYGAEPAHGGYSGYAMHGGHSPFAAAESPYGHGQGHGGYGAGAHGPESAGYGMPYAPYEPQAAGPAEGYAQPGGWPAGASPAASPWGGHHQAYMDPYASASSGGYGYAGGYGGGYGGYGAYPAQPSAAAGGYPMAAEYGASAPWSLGPGGSFSYGGSGTWQPEAALPASAGPAGYGVPAAGGYAQPAWPGATAGLHGAGGYGQPAAAAPAQLSPVQAQPCGCGDREDEAADGESASEPSAAAGGLTVQGPSKPAKTGTAAPRKPAKKAVIRAAARPTVRRPKGSRPWINRR, from the coding sequence GTGAAAATCCATATCGTGAAGAAGGGCGATACGCTGTACCTGATCGGCCAGAAATACGGGGTGAGCGTAGAAGAGCTGCAGAAGCTCAATCCGACCTTGACGAATCCTCATAACATCCTGATCGGCACGAAGGTCAAGGTGCCGGCGTCGGCAAGCAAGCCGGGAGCGCCGGAGCTGATCCACAAGTACAAGGCGAAGATCGGCGACACGCTGTGGAAGCTGTCGAAGGCCTGGGGCGTATCGCTGCAGGAGCTCATCAAAGCCAATCCGCAGATCGTCGATCCGGCCGAGCTGAAGGAAGGCGACACGGTCCATATTCCGAAGCCGTCCGCATCGCCGCTCACCGCGCAGCACAAGGCGGAGCCGGAATCGGGCGAGGGAGGCAAGAAGAATACCGCGCCGAAAAGCCCGGAGCCGGCAGCGGAAAAGAAAACGGTGGTCCAGGCGGAGCCCGTCCTGCCGCCGCCTCCGGTCGTGCAGGTCGAGGAGCTTGTCGTAGCCGTCGTCGAGAAGCCGTCCTACGGCTCCATGCCTAAGGAGCATGCGATGGAGCCGCTGCTCTCCGAAGCGGCGAAGTCCCACGCCGGGTACACCGTCGCCGGGCAGAGCCACCATCACGCCGGCCATGAGATGGGCGAGGCGGTCCATCCGTTCATGCAGGAGAAGATTCCAGCCACGGAGGCTTTCGCTCCCCTCTATCAGATGCCTCAGCTTCCCGGCTCGGTTGCCGGTGCCGCCGGCAGCGGCTTCGGCGGGCATGGCGGCTATGGCCATTACGGTCCGACCTACTCGCAGGAAATCCCGGGCCTGGCTGCGGGAGCGGGCGAGGGCGGATATGGTGGATATGGCGGGCATGGCGGGCATGGCGGCTATGGCGAATATCAAGGTTATGGCACATCGCCGTCCATGGGTTCGCCCTACGGCGCCGAGCCTGCCCACGGCGGCTACAGCGGCTACGCCATGCACGGCGGCCACTCGCCGTTCGCTGCCGCCGAGTCCCCCTATGGGCATGGTCAAGGACATGGCGGTTATGGCGCAGGCGCCCACGGGCCGGAGAGCGCCGGCTACGGAATGCCTTATGCACCCTATGAGCCGCAAGCGGCCGGGCCCGCGGAAGGCTACGCCCAGCCAGGCGGGTGGCCGGCCGGCGCATCGCCTGCAGCTTCGCCATGGGGCGGACATCACCAGGCCTACATGGACCCGTATGCTTCTGCTTCTTCCGGAGGCTATGGCTATGCCGGCGGCTATGGCGGAGGCTATGGCGGCTATGGAGCCTACCCGGCGCAGCCTTCCGCTGCGGCCGGCGGCTATCCGATGGCTGCGGAATACGGAGCCTCCGCCCCTTGGAGCCTCGGCCCCGGCGGCTCCTTCAGCTACGGAGGCAGCGGCACCTGGCAGCCGGAGGCGGCTCTTCCCGCTTCCGCCGGTCCCGCCGGCTACGGCGTTCCGGCTGCCGGCGGCTATGCGCAGCCGGCCTGGCCCGGAGCGACGGCCGGGCTGCATGGAGCCGGGGGCTACGGCCAGCCTGCGGCCGCGGCTCCGGCGCAGCTGAGCCCGGTCCAGGCGCAGCCATGCGGATGCGGTGACCGCGAGGACGAAGCGGCGGACGGCGAGTCCGCATCCGAGCCATCCGCTGCGGCCGGAGGGCTGACGGTCCAAGGGCCGTCGAAGCCGGCCAAGACCGGCACGGCAGCGCCGCGCAAGCCGGCCAAGAAGGCGGTCATCCGAGCGGCGGCGAGGCCGACCGTGCGCCGGCCCAAAGGCAGCCGGCCGTGGATCAATCGGCGCTAG
- the pheA gene encoding prephenate dehydratase: protein MMKVALLPVVSTSDEAARSLCGEDGAERVYYPMISDVFLSTVEGRTDYSVIPIENTIEGSVNLHMDWLLHEVDLPIQAEWIYPSRQQLIGHRGELSGEDGEPDFGRIVRVLSHPVAMAQCHSFLRANLQHAEWEHVSSTAEAVKIVSENPGKGWAAIGLTLAAAHYGLDVIRPGVTDHDNNYTRFLLVGKEPFALRESPVRKTSILVTLPEDFPGALHQVLSAFAWRRINLARIESRPTKKRLGTYHFVIDIEMALDTVLLPAALQEIEAIGCQVRVLGSYPSFGSTAPELPQEAAESRA from the coding sequence ATGATGAAAGTCGCCCTGCTTCCCGTCGTCTCCACCTCCGACGAGGCTGCCCGCAGCCTGTGCGGAGAGGACGGCGCGGAGCGCGTCTACTACCCGATGATATCCGACGTGTTCCTGTCCACGGTGGAAGGACGCACGGACTACAGCGTCATCCCGATCGAGAATACGATCGAGGGCTCCGTCAACCTGCACATGGATTGGCTGCTGCACGAGGTCGACCTGCCGATCCAGGCGGAATGGATCTACCCGTCCCGCCAGCAGCTGATCGGCCATCGCGGCGAGCTGTCCGGCGAGGACGGCGAGCCGGATTTCGGCCGCATCGTGCGCGTGCTGAGCCATCCGGTCGCGATGGCGCAGTGCCACAGCTTCCTGCGGGCGAACCTGCAGCATGCCGAGTGGGAGCATGTGAGCAGCACGGCCGAGGCGGTCAAGATCGTCAGCGAGAATCCCGGCAAAGGCTGGGCCGCGATCGGACTCACGCTGGCGGCCGCCCATTACGGCCTTGACGTCATCCGTCCCGGCGTGACGGACCACGACAACAACTACACGCGCTTCCTGCTCGTCGGCAAGGAGCCGTTCGCCCTGCGGGAGTCGCCGGTGCGCAAGACGTCGATCCTCGTCACCTTGCCGGAAGACTTCCCGGGCGCGCTGCATCAGGTGCTGTCGGCGTTCGCCTGGCGGCGCATCAACCTGGCGCGCATCGAATCGCGTCCGACCAAGAAGCGGCTGGGCACGTACCACTTCGTCATCGATATCGAGATGGCGCTGGATACAGTGCTGCTGCCCGCCGCGCTGCAGGAGATCGAGGCGATCGGCTGCCAGGTAAGGGTGCTCGGCTCGTATCCGAGCTTCGGCAGCACCGCTCCGGAGCTGCCGCAGGAGGCCGCGGAGAGCCGCGCCTGA
- the thrB gene encoding homoserine kinase yields the protein MGMSRVLVRVPASTANLGPGFDSLGMALSLYAWVGMGISDRTSIRLHGGGLDGIPTDKSNLFYKVAALLHEEAGRPVPELEIDMCSGIPLTRGLGSSASAIVGALYAANELAGRPFDRDGLLQLATRLEGHPDNVGASLYGGLIAAAWDGSRADLVRLDPPERLAAVAAIPRFELATEKARHALPAQLPMKDAVFNVGRSSLLVAALASGRLELIARAMQDKLHQPYRAPLIPGMAEVLAGAAEHGALGAALSGAGPTLLALVDRDSPRLAELESFLLGTLAAAGTEADLIRLEPDLEGPVVLDEHLAPWLAPQGHRKGDSEA from the coding sequence ATGGGCATGAGCCGCGTGCTGGTACGGGTTCCGGCCAGCACGGCCAATCTGGGACCGGGCTTCGACAGCCTGGGCATGGCGCTTTCGCTCTACGCTTGGGTCGGCATGGGGATCTCCGACCGCACGTCGATCCGGCTGCATGGCGGGGGACTGGACGGCATTCCGACCGACAAGAGCAACCTGTTCTACAAAGTCGCGGCGCTGCTTCATGAGGAAGCGGGACGGCCCGTGCCGGAGCTCGAGATCGACATGTGCAGCGGCATTCCGCTCACGCGCGGCCTCGGCAGCAGCGCGAGCGCGATCGTCGGCGCCCTGTACGCGGCCAACGAGCTGGCGGGGCGGCCGTTCGACCGGGACGGCCTGCTGCAGCTGGCGACCCGCCTCGAAGGACATCCCGACAACGTGGGCGCCTCGTTGTACGGCGGCCTCATCGCCGCCGCCTGGGACGGCAGCCGCGCCGATCTCGTCCGTCTGGACCCTCCGGAGCGGCTGGCCGCAGTCGCGGCGATTCCGCGCTTCGAGCTCGCCACCGAAAAAGCCCGCCACGCGCTGCCGGCGCAGCTGCCGATGAAGGACGCGGTATTCAACGTCGGCCGCAGCTCCCTCCTCGTCGCGGCGCTGGCTTCGGGCCGGCTCGAGCTGATCGCGAGGGCGATGCAGGACAAGCTGCATCAGCCGTATCGCGCTCCGCTCATCCCCGGCATGGCCGAGGTGCTGGCCGGGGCGGCCGAGCACGGCGCTCTCGGCGCCGCGCTCAGCGGCGCGGGTCCGACGCTTCTGGCGCTCGTGGATCGGGACAGCCCGCGCCTGGCCGAGCTGGAGTCGTTCCTGCTCGGCACGCTGGCAGCGGCGGGCACCGAGGCCGACCTGATCCGGCTGGAGCCGGACCTGGAAGGGCCCGTCGTGCTGGACGAGCATCTGGCGCCTTGGCTGGCGCCGCAAGGCCATCGCAAAGGAGATTCCGAAGCATGA